The following coding sequences lie in one Mesorhizobium sp. NZP2298 genomic window:
- a CDS encoding DUF427 domain-containing protein → MDKIANPAPGFQRNPDKIITIEPYVGTVTVRAGGTVIASSTKAKVLTEAPYPAAFYIPFADIDFGKLSATEHSTHCPYKGDASYWSVLLAGETGQNAMWAYERPFDEMTEIRDHGAFYASKVTVEATPA, encoded by the coding sequence ATGGACAAGATCGCCAACCCGGCACCCGGCTTCCAGCGCAATCCCGACAAGATCATCACCATCGAGCCCTATGTAGGCACCGTTACGGTACGCGCCGGCGGTACGGTTATCGCGTCGTCCACGAAGGCCAAGGTGCTGACGGAGGCTCCCTACCCCGCCGCCTTCTACATTCCGTTCGCCGACATCGATTTCGGCAAGCTGAGCGCTACCGAACACTCGACCCATTGCCCCTACAAGGGCGATGCCAGCTATTGGAGTGTGCTGCTTGCCGGCGAAACCGGTCAGAATGCAATGTGGGCTTACGAGCGGCCTTTCGACGAAATGACCGAAATCCGCGACCACGGCGCGTTCTACGCCAGCAAGGTCACGGTCGAGGCCACGCCAGCCTGA
- a CDS encoding DUF1499 domain-containing protein gives MVSIPERRTSKAAGWSRRTAAFSAVLLLTDFVGHRFDLVETPVFLWVLGIVALLAALALLFAAFAFSRLWKFGDHGGRDLTVGALLALLVLVPYGVAAYWATIYPPLRDISTDFDDPPALDVSDRTKDMNVLSPSTPGEQRLQTDSYPLVTARSYDLPFETIVNAVETVLDRRGWDLSEPYPDLAGQSDVTITAVAKGFVLGLPADVAIRVTDDGDTVIVDMRSASRYGRYDLGDNAARVTDFLAELDQEVAGQVGAAPAE, from the coding sequence ATGGTTAGCATTCCCGAACGGCGAACCTCGAAGGCTGCCGGCTGGTCGCGGCGCACGGCCGCATTTTCAGCGGTGCTTCTGCTGACCGATTTCGTCGGCCACCGCTTCGATCTCGTCGAAACCCCGGTGTTCCTATGGGTGCTGGGCATCGTCGCGCTGCTCGCTGCGCTGGCGCTGTTGTTCGCCGCCTTTGCCTTTTCGCGACTATGGAAATTTGGTGATCACGGCGGCCGTGACCTGACCGTCGGCGCCTTGCTGGCCCTGCTGGTGCTCGTTCCCTACGGCGTTGCCGCCTACTGGGCGACGATCTATCCGCCGCTCAGGGACATCTCGACCGATTTCGATGATCCGCCCGCGCTCGATGTCAGCGACCGGACAAAGGACATGAACGTGCTCTCGCCGTCGACGCCGGGCGAACAGCGGCTGCAGACCGACAGCTACCCGCTGGTCACCGCGCGCAGCTACGACCTGCCATTCGAGACCATCGTCAATGCCGTCGAGACCGTGCTCGACCGGCGCGGCTGGGATCTTTCCGAACCCTATCCCGACCTCGCCGGGCAAAGCGATGTGACCATTACCGCTGTCGCCAAGGGTTTCGTGCTCGGCCTTCCCGCCGATGTGGCGATCCGCGTGACGGACGATGGCGATACGGTGATCGTCGACATGCGGTCGGCCTCGCGTTACGGTCGCTACGACCTTGGCGACAATGCCGCGCGCGTCACTGATTTCCTGGCGGAATTGGACCAGGAAGTCGCCGGCCAGGTCGGGGCGGCTCCGGCCGAGTAG
- a CDS encoding polysaccharide deacetylase family protein, with translation MRLLQRHLCMIAISLAAISSAQAAPLVEPTLHIKPAASGAGRVALTLDACDGQTDTRILSALVENKIPATIFVTGIWLKRNAAAVEIMRAHRDLFELENHGGRHVPAVDTPQKIYGIRSAGSPDAVLTEVESGAAALARTGEPAPKWFRGATAEYSPSAIAMIRKLGFKIAGFSINGDGGSLLGAKETAKRIAAAKDGDVIIAHINQPTHAAGEGVVQGLLALKDKGMTFVRLDDADGTGNHGTTD, from the coding sequence ATGCGTCTGCTGCAAAGACATCTCTGCATGATCGCCATATCGCTGGCGGCGATATCCAGCGCCCAAGCCGCGCCGCTTGTCGAGCCCACGCTGCACATCAAGCCCGCGGCAAGCGGAGCGGGCCGCGTTGCGCTCACGCTCGATGCCTGCGATGGCCAGACAGACACACGCATTCTCTCGGCGCTGGTGGAAAACAAGATACCGGCCACCATTTTTGTCACCGGCATCTGGCTGAAGCGCAACGCCGCGGCCGTCGAGATCATGCGGGCGCATCGCGACCTTTTCGAATTGGAAAATCACGGCGGGCGCCATGTTCCGGCGGTCGACACGCCGCAGAAGATCTATGGCATACGCAGCGCCGGCAGCCCGGATGCAGTGTTGACCGAGGTTGAGTCGGGGGCCGCGGCGCTTGCACGGACTGGTGAGCCCGCGCCTAAATGGTTCCGCGGCGCAACCGCCGAATACAGCCCCTCGGCGATCGCGATGATCCGCAAGCTCGGTTTCAAGATCGCCGGCTTCTCGATCAATGGCGATGGCGGCTCGCTGCTGGGCGCCAAGGAAACCGCCAAGCGCATCGCTGCGGCCAAGGACGGCGACGTCATCATCGCCCATATCAACCAGCCGACCCATGCCGCCGGCGAGGGCGTGGTGCAGGGCCTGCTGGCACTCAAGGACAAGGGCATGACCTTCGTGCGCCTGGACGATGCCGACGGTACCGGCAATCACGGCACCACCGACTGA
- a CDS encoding MBL fold metallo-hydrolase — translation MALKFDTSFDPHYGQGVSVAPDVQRVTVRNPSPFTFHGTNSYVVGRDTLAVIDPGPDDDAHLQALLDVIAGRPVSHIFVSHTHRDHSPLAARLKQRTGALVMAQGPHRPARPLHVGETNALDASADTAFVPDTALPDGTLVAGDGWAIRTVLTPGHTANHAAFALEGTGILFSADHVMAWATSIVAPPDGAMADYMASLDRLIERDDRMLLPGHGGPVTAPRAFMRGLKTHRKMRERAILERVRAGDRTVPDMVKAIYRDTDPQLHGAAGLSVLAHLEDLVARGVVSTDAAPAIDGLFTPTR, via the coding sequence ATGGCTCTCAAATTCGATACCAGCTTCGATCCGCATTACGGCCAGGGCGTGAGCGTGGCACCGGACGTGCAGCGCGTCACGGTCCGAAATCCCAGCCCCTTCACTTTTCATGGCACCAACAGCTATGTCGTCGGGCGCGACACGCTGGCGGTGATCGATCCCGGGCCCGATGACGACGCTCATCTTCAGGCCTTGCTCGACGTGATCGCCGGCAGGCCGGTCAGCCATATCTTCGTCAGCCACACGCATCGCGACCATTCCCCGCTGGCGGCCCGGCTGAAACAGCGCACCGGTGCCTTGGTGATGGCGCAGGGGCCTCACCGGCCGGCAAGGCCACTTCATGTTGGCGAGACCAACGCACTCGACGCCAGCGCCGACACCGCTTTCGTTCCCGACACCGCCCTGCCGGACGGCACGTTGGTCGCCGGCGACGGCTGGGCGATTCGCACGGTTCTGACCCCCGGCCACACCGCCAATCACGCGGCATTCGCGCTGGAAGGAACCGGCATCCTGTTTTCGGCCGATCATGTCATGGCGTGGGCGACGTCCATCGTCGCGCCGCCGGACGGAGCGATGGCCGACTACATGGCATCGCTGGACAGACTGATCGAGCGCGACGACCGCATGCTGCTGCCAGGCCATGGCGGGCCGGTAACGGCGCCGCGCGCGTTCATGCGCGGGTTGAAGACGCATCGCAAGATGCGCGAACGGGCCATTCTGGAGCGGGTCAGAGCCGGCGACCGGACGGTTCCCGACATGGTCAAGGCGATCTACCGGGATACAGATCCGCAGCTGCATGGTGCTGCCGGACTGTCGGTGCTTGCCCATCTCGAGGATCTTGTGGCGCGTGGCGTGGTGTCGACGGACGCGGCTCCCGCCATCGACGGCCTTTTCACGCCGACCCGATAG
- a CDS encoding biotin transporter BioY produces the protein MATATTMRPLVSLALPQDGAARLATQLFLAIAGTLLLTLSAKTRVVLGPVDISMQTLAVLLIAAAFGMRLGVATLLLYMAEGAMGFPVFQGTPEKGIGIAYMLGSTGGYLAGFVVMAAIVGWAADRGWDRHPIKLFNAMLVAEVVMMAMGFAWLALLIGPEKSWQFGVVPFIVGDLIKVALAASLVPAVWSLLKRS, from the coding sequence ATGGCAACTGCAACGACGATGCGCCCGCTTGTTTCTCTGGCCTTGCCGCAGGATGGCGCGGCGCGACTGGCAACACAGCTTTTCCTGGCGATCGCCGGAACGCTGCTGCTGACCCTGTCGGCCAAGACCAGGGTCGTGCTCGGCCCCGTCGACATCTCGATGCAGACGCTTGCCGTCTTGCTGATCGCCGCCGCCTTCGGCATGCGCCTCGGCGTTGCCACGCTGCTGCTCTACATGGCGGAAGGCGCCATGGGCTTCCCGGTTTTCCAGGGCACGCCGGAGAAGGGCATCGGCATCGCCTACATGCTTGGCTCGACCGGCGGCTACCTCGCTGGCTTCGTGGTCATGGCGGCGATTGTCGGCTGGGCCGCGGATCGCGGTTGGGATCGCCATCCGATCAAGCTTTTCAACGCGATGCTGGTTGCCGAAGTGGTGATGATGGCGATGGGTTTCGCCTGGCTCGCGCTGCTGATCGGCCCGGAAAAGTCCTGGCAGTTCGGCGTCGTGCCGTTCATCGTCGGCGACCTGATCAAGGTTGCGCTCGCGGCAAGCCTTGTGCCGGCCGTGTGGTCGCTGCTCAAGCGCTCCTGA